AATTATGGAACTCGCTACCTAGCCTGACCACAAGACGGGACTGACTTGGTTCACCGAGATTAATCACCGTTTTGGCCGCTTCATAGGCTGAAGTTAAATCATTGCTGGCAAAAAATGGCGATTGGGCAAAGTCAGCGGATTCATCATGACACTGCACACAGTATTGATTCACTATCGGATAAACATGTTGGCTAAACAACGTAGCATCTTCAGGAAAGTTTTTACTTGAGCCCGGGTCACGAATAACTGGTGCGGTTAATTCAATTGTATTGGCTGTTGATACGCGATCATCTGACCAAAGTTTAATCCATTGCGCCATGGTTTCACCGCAGGCAACATCACTTGCTAGCCAGCAGTTATGTCCGCCAGCTACCTTTTCAACGAGACGAGAATCTGCCGGAGTTGCAAGATCGACAAGCGGGTTTGTCGCAGCATAGGCATCATTTACGTCATTACGACTAGCAAAATACGGTGCTTGCAAACCTTCGGTATGGCAGGCGCCACATTTATCTTGAGTCGAAATATTATCCCACAAGGCGACTTTATACTTTTGAATGTCTTCAGTTGCTGGTGGCGGACCACTATAAACATCTGAGGTTGGGTCTTGCTGCTGAGGTGGATTTTGCTCTACCTCACTGCCGCCACATCCATATAGGGCAATCAACAATGCGGTAAGGGAAAGCGTATTCATGGATTTCATCATTTACTCTCCCATACAGTAGTTGCCAACTTCAGCAAAGGTGCGCTTTAGTTGAAAACCATTTTGCTTAAACGAATCCGTGCTTGCGCTTATCTGCGCTAAGTCGGCATTAGATTCTGCATCGCGCAGACAAACCGCTTTAAATACTTTTTTAACCTGGCATTGTGCGAAGGCTTCACTGTTTGCTAGCTCTTGCCCCAAAGATTTCGCGCCATAGCCTTTGCCCGGCAACGAATCACTCCAACCTAAATGTTGATTGATACCGCTTCGCCAATAGTTCTGCCATTCATCATCTGGCGTGGCAAAGCCATATGGGAAAGTCGTGGAGTTAATATGATATTTAGCTTGAACACGCGTCCCCGTCTCAGGGTCAATTTGGCCAGCGCGGTTATATACTACTGCGCCGCTTTCACCTTGTGGGTCATTGTCTAAATCAAACTCATAGTTGTAATAAGCAAACGCCTGCGCGAGCGGATCCATGCCAGTATGGCAGGCAGAACAATTGTTAATAAATAACCGGCTATCGCCACCTGGGCTGCGGCTAACGTCTTGACGGATCCTATCAGTAGGCAAGCTGTTGTCTTTTAGCGGCTCTAAGTCAGTGCATAAGTGGTTCATCAAGGTAAAGCGCAACATGGCACGATTGGTTCCAAGATAAAAGAATGCCTTAGCTGCAGCCCTTGTAGTAAGTACACCTGCTGTTGCGTCTGCTGGAACATTTGAAACAGACGATTGACTGGTTGCCACTAGATGTTGCTGCAAATCGATAAATCCATCTTCTAGCGCCTGATAATGAGCATTGTTGTTAGTGTTATAAGCAGGCAGATTAAGCGTATCGTCACCAACATAAACAGTATCGGCCTGCAAAATTTGCCGAAAATCAACATCGTCACGCACCATACCAATCACTGTCGCGGAATAGTCATTGAGTGGCTCAAAACTATCTTGATCGATATTAGTCCAGGGCGTTGCAAACAGTTTTAAGGTACTGGAATAAAAAGCGGGTGAAGACATCGCCATGTAGGCAGCTTCAATTGGCTTGTTGTCGTCGATTAACTGAGCCATATCCAAAATTATTTGCTCAGATGGCGGTACGCCAGCTAAGCGATCATGTAATCTTTTAGCTTGTTCAAGACTGCCAGCGGTCAAATTCGCACTGTAGCCCATAGACAAAACGATCAAACTCGTGCAAAAAATTGACGCTTTCTTATGATCATTTTTACCGAACCATTTAAACGTTGTTTTAAATGGAATCATTTTGCGTTCCTTGTTGATTCTTTGTGTATTTGTGTCCATACACACTTCCCAGATACTTATTTTCATTTGTTTACAAATTAATCAAAACGACAAATTGTTGACGTAGAATTTAGCTAATTTGTTGATGTTAAATTCATTTTGTTAACAAATATATTTTTAAAAAAGTATTGAAACACTGGGGCTAGACGGCAATAATGTCAAGAATTATTACAAGGTTTAAACCTAAATTTAACACATTAGATTTAGGATCAAGGAACGATAGATGGCACTTAATTTTGTTCACAAGTTAAGTAATCAAATAAACATAAAGCGCAATAATTTTAATCGGCTTACTCATATTCGATCGCGATCACCGCTTGCATTTAAAACATCAGCGGTATTCGCTTGCTATCTATTAACTGCATGCAATACGGAAACAGCCGTTCGTGAACAACAGGTCGATCCTGTACTAGTTGAATACCCTGTGATTATGCTGCAGCGCAGTCACGAAAATATTGATAATAATATTGCCGCGCCAATATTTGATATCAGCGACCCAACCCGATTTAATGGCGGAGCCGAGCTTTGGTTTAAACAAAATGCGTTTGCAGATACCCTCGCGGAAAACATCAGTCATGCTTTGTTTGCAACCGACGGTGCTGAATCAGCAGCAGATGAATCCCCTCACCCAATCATAGATATTCGTGATTTAAGCCTTGCTGATGATGGTCAATCATTTTTAGTTTCTATCCGCGCCCCTGAAATCGAAGGCGTAGATGAAGATGAGCAGCCTAGCTGGAACATTTGGCGATTTGATTTAGCAACAAAAAGTTTTAGTCGCATTATTGCCGACGATACTACTGCCGAGTTGGCTGATGATCTAATGGCTTCTTACTTACCTGACGGGCGAATTATCTTTGCATCAACTAGGCAAAAGCTATCACGCGCGATCTTGTTAGACGAAGGTAAACCTCAATACACTGCGCTTGATGAGTTTCGTGACGACCCAACATTTAATATCCATATTATGGATGGCGATGGCAGCAATATTAAGCAGTTAACGTTTAATCTAAGCCACGACTTTTATCCATTGATACTGCAAAACGGCAAAGTACTGTACAGCCGTCTCGATGCCATGGGTGGCAATCACGGCATTAACCTTTATTCGATGAACCCAGATGGTACTGACAATCAGTTAGTATTCGGTTGGCACTCTCATAATGAAGAATTAAATGGGCAATTGACCAATTTAAACTATATCGGTACTAAGCAATTACCAGATGGTCAAGTTTATCTGCTGGCGCAAAATAATGATGAAACCTTAACTAACCGTCAGCCAATATCCATCAACATCACCGACTTTATTGATAATCGCCAAACAATTGCCGATAGCAATATCACAGGCAGTGCCATCGCCGATATTGAATTTACCAGTTACCAATTTAATTTCAGCGATCAAATTAATCCTGATGGACGTTTATCTTCGCTATTTGCCCTACCCGATGAGAGTCAGCGCTATTTAATTTCCTGGGATTTGTGCCGTGTGATTGTTGAAGAGCAAATTAGAAGCTGTGGCCAATTAACAGACGAGCAATTAGCAAGCCCAGATATAAAATTAGCGCCCGCTTTGTATGAGTTATGGCTGCTTGATAACGCTAATAATACCCAGCAGTTAGTCGCAACACCTGAGTCAAATACCTTTTTTACCGAAGCCTTGGTCATGCAAGCGACAAGCACACCTAAAACCTTTATCGCAGATCGCGTTGCCGGCAACGAGCTTGATTTTGAGCTTTATCAAGCCCAAGCAGGCGCACTGCATATTCGAAGCGTATATGACTTTGACGGCCAAGACGTCACCATCACCAACGCAACGCCTAACGGCATTAATGATATTAAAGACCCAACGAAAGTCACGGCTGCTCAGCGCCCGGTACGTTATTTAAGGATAGTGCGCGGCGTGCCGATGCCGCCAGATGAAGTTCGTGATATTGCCAATACCGACTTTGGCCGCAGCAGTAATCAGTTGATGCGTGAAATTATTGGCTATACACCAGTGCAACCTGACGGCTCAGTAAAAGTTAAAGTGCCAGCCAATACACCGTTTGCCATTAGCATGTTAGATGCTAACGGCCAAAGAATTGGTGGTCGTCATCAACAATGGATGTCAGTAAGACCTGGCGAAACCTTAAATTGTATCGGCTGTCACACTGCTTCAAGTACCGCGCCCCATGGTCGATACGACGCCCAGCCACAATCAATTAACTCTGGCGCGACTGGCGGTAGCGCATTTGCTAATACCAAGCCGTCACTGATTGCCGAGCAAGGTCAAACCATGGCCGAAGTGGTAGAGACTCACTTAGGTTTACCAGAGCTAAGTAGTGACCTTGTTTACCAAGATATTTGGACAGATGAAGCTCTCTCGGAGTTGAACCCTGATGAGCGACATGAGTACCAAGCTTTAACTACATTAGTACCTAATGGCAGTAGCTGTTTTAACCAGTGGAACGCCTACTGCCGGATCCAAATTAATTACGAAGAACATATTCAGCCACTATGGCAAACGCCAAGATTGGTTGTTGATGAGCAAACTCAAGAACTTATCGCTGATAACACCTGTATTGCTTGTCATAACCGCGTTGATGGCGACGCGTTAGCCATGGTGCCAGCAGGACAACTTGAATTACTAAACTCGCCTTCAAGCGATCAAGCTGCTCACATGACCAGTTATCGCGAGCTGTTTTTCAATGATGTTGAGCTAGAAGAAATTGAAGGTGTATTGGTTGACCGCTTAGTCGAGCTACTCGACGAAAATGGTGACGTGGTATATCAAACCGATGCTGACGGCGAGCTAATTCTTGATGAAGACGGCAATCCTATCCCAGTGATGACCACTGTGCCGGTTAACAGCATATTGCGTACCGGCGGTGCGGCAGCAAGTAGTCGCTTTTTTGAAGTCATGGCTAACCCTACCCATCAAGGCATGTTAACGAGTGCAGAATTAAAGCTGATTAGCGAATGGTTAGATATTGGGGCGCAGTACTACAACACCCCGTTTTACACTCAAGAATGATTTGCTGCGCATGAGTGCAAAAACTTTGCGCAGCATCGATGAACTTTAGTAAAGCAGATAAAAATACAGGCAAGCATAGTGAGAACAACAATAATAAATAACTTTATGCCATCTAAGTACGTGTCAGTTAACACACGTCTGCTTGTCGCATCTTTACTCGTCTCAACTTTATTCGCGACAGGCTCAATTGCATCAGCCCCTGCGTATGCCAATAACGACAGCCAGAATATTAACCTTGCGCCTAAAGCAACTAAAGCCACTCAAAGAACTGAACAAGAAAACGACCGAATACAGGTCACCATTCAAGTGCCGTTTATCGAGCTGCACTCAGGCCCTAGTAAGGGTTATCCGGTTGAGCATGTTATTGAACAAGGCGATCAAGTTGAAGTTATTTTAAAGCGCACCTCTTGGTACAAGGTAAAAACTCGCTCAGGGCTTGAAGGATGGTTTCACGAAGACGCACTGCAAAGCCTTGCTCATCAAGGTGAAACGGTCGCTATTGCGCCAAAAATGTACCCATTTGCTGAGCGCGATAGCGAGTTTGGCATTATGTATGGCGACTTAGAGGGTGCTAACTACCTTGGGGTATACGCAGATTACGCTTTTAGCGATGTATTTAGTGCAGAGCTCACCTTCGCTAAAGCCTTTGGTCAGAACTCAGATAGCACGCTTTACACCGGTATGTTGCTAGCACACCCTTTTCCGAATTGGTATGTCGTCCCCTACCTAGGTGTAGGTGGCGGTTACATTCAAATTGAGCCACACAGCATTATTGCTGATGCCCATGACAGACAACACACACTTATGACTAGCGCACTCGGGGTTAAATACCCGTTTACCCGTAATTTTATTATTCGCGCAGAGTACAACTTGTCATTAGCACTAACCGACAGAGACGTTAACGAAGAGATAGAAACATGGAAAATTGGTTTCAGCGTATATTTTTAAACCCCTTGTTTTTAAAGAGAAGGGCTTTAACACCTTCGGTGTCACAGACTTTAGCTGTTAAGACCCGCGCCATTCGTCAACTGGGTGTGGTTACGCTAATGGCTGGCAGCGTATTTTCGCCAGTGATCCATAGCGCAGAGCAAACTCCAGTAAAAGCCGATGTCGACCGACGCGAAGTGCTAGACGATGTCATTGACTCAGAAAATTGGGAAATTGGCGCCAAAGTTGGCTTGATGTCTATTGAAGACTTTGAGTCTAGCTTGTGGCTTAGCGGTCACCTTGGTTATCACATCAGCGAGCATTTTTATGTAAAAGCGCGTTACGCCAGAGCCAAAGCCGGACTCACAAGTTTTGAGAAGTTAGCCAACACAGCGCCATTGCTTACTGACGAGCAGCGCGAGATGACCTACTACGGGTTAAACCTTGGCTACAACTTCTTACCAGGTGAAATTTTCTTCTCTGAAAATACAGTATTTAACAGCATCTTTTCATTCGAGCTAGGTGGCGGCAGTACCGAGTTTGCAGGAGATAGCCAATTCACCATAGACATTACCGCTAACTATCGAGTGTTTTTTACTGATGGTTTGGCCTGGGACATCAGCATGAGTGATTACCTGTTTAATACAGAGGTAACTGGCGAGTCTAAAACCACTCATAACCTGACGTTCGCAACGGGTATTGCCTGGTACTTTTAGTGAGATTAGCGAACCAAACAATCACTAACTCACAAATTTAGCCATTGCGAACAGTGAATATTAGTCACGAATAATCAGTAGTAGTCACAAACAGAAAAGAATTAATCAAGGACAAAGCAATAATGATCAGGACTATCAAAAACACGTTAATCAAACCACTGTGCTTTGCCGCGCCACTTTGTCTAGCATTAAGCGCGAGCGTACAAGCCGTAGAGGTTGGTGACAGCGCACCTGATTTTACCCTTAAGAGCTTAACTGGCGACAATTTAAACCTGACCGAGCAGCGCGGCGAAATTATTGTGCTTAATTTCTGGGCTTCTTGGTGCGGGCCATGCCGTAAAGAAATGCCGATACTGCAAAAATTACAGGATAAATACCAAGACCTTGGCGTACAGGTATGGGGCGTAAACGTTGAACAAGACAACGAAGCCGGTCGCAACTTTCTAAAAGGCTTAGATTTAAGCTTCCCTATTCTGTTTGACCAGACCAACACCCTTTCAGAAGACTATGACGTTAAAGCGATGCCGACCACTGTCATCATCGATCGCAGTGGCAGTGTTCGTAATGTCTATTACGGCTATCAGGATGGCTATGAGAAAAAATATGCCAAAGCCATTAAGACGCTTATTCGCGAATAAGTAACCCAAAGGAATCGTTTATGTCTGTTTACAATTCACCAGTTTATAGCTTGTCTGCATTGAAAAGGCCTGCTTTGTTCATTGCCCTGTTAACTTCACTCTCTGCGTTAACAGGTTGCAGCGCAATGAATATTGAACCTTGGGTAAAACCTTATGAAAGGCAAAATCTGGCTGATCCGATTATGAAATTTTCGCGTCACCCTGTTGCCAACATGCACGTTGCGCACGTGTTAGAGGGCCGTGAAGCCAGTCGCGGCGCTGAAGGTACCGGAGGTGGCGGTTGTGGCTGTAACTAACCAAGCTTGCTCAATGGTAAATTGGATGCTTATGGGCATATCTCGCATCAAGGGTGTTTTATTAACTGCAACATCATTATTGAGTTGCTCTGTTTGTAGTCTCGCTCTTTTGGCATTAACTGCAAATGTACAAGCTGCGATTTTAGAGCCAGATCGCGCTGATGTCTTGTACCACAGCTATGAGGGCGGCGGCATGAAGATCGACGGCCCTTCTGTGCTGCTACGTAAAAAAGCAACCGAATCGGTTGCTGTTACTGCATATTATTATCTAGATAGCATTTCATCAGCATCCATTGATGTTGTTAGTACGGCAAGTCCCTATCAAGAAACTCGTCATGAGGGGCAATTAGGGCTTGAATACCTTAACGATAAAACACTAATGACAGTCAATGCTCGCCAAAGCCATGAGGATGATTACCTCGCAAAGTCGTTTAGTTTGGGAATTTCTCAGGATACCTTTGGCGATCTCACTAATTTAAGTTTAGGTTTATCCTACGGCGATAATGAAATTCGTCGCAATGGTGACGATAATTTCTTTGAGACCAGCGAACAATACCGACTGCGCGCGGGGATCAGTCAGATCCTCACTCGCAATATGACTGCAGCGCTCAACTTTGAAGCGATTGCCGACAAAGGTTATCTCAATAACCCCTACCGCACAGTACGTTTTATCGATAACTCAGTGCCATCGGGTGTCGGATATCAAGCAGAAGTCTACCCAGAAACCCGCAATTCTTTTGCCAGCAAGCTATCAACAAGTTATTTCTTACCTTATCGAGCTGCGCTGTTTTTACACTATCGCTATTTCAGCGACAGTTGGGACATTAAGGCAAATGATGTTGAGCTTGGCTACCGTCACCCTATTGGCGAATCATTCGAACTTGAATTAAAGCTGCGTTATTACCAACAAACCCAAGCCTCTTTTTATAGCGACCTCTTTCCTTACCGCGATGCACAAAACTTTATGGCGCGCGACAAGGAGCTGAGTGACTTTAATGACATGACTTACGGCCTAGGGGTGACGTACACAATGCCAAAAAGCTTGAGCATCAATGATTGGCCATCAGAAGCGTCACTGCAATGGGACTATATTCAATTTAACTACAACAATTTCCGCGACCCTACCGCTGAAGGCGGCGTAGGCAACGAACCGTTTTATAAGTTTTCCGCCAATGTAATCCGCGCTTTTTATAGCGTGTATTTCTAACAATTAGCGACAACAGGATGTTAAAGGTCTTTTATATGAATAAAGAGCAGCTAATAGAAAAAATCGTAGCGTTTTTTAAAGCGGTGATCAGCTGCGCGCTGTTAGTGACGTGTTTATGCATTTTCTCGGCAGCAGCTAATGATGCGACCACCAGCACTGAACAGACGCGTACACAACTTGGTAACGATATCGAGTCATTAAAAAGCGAAGTATTGAAACTTAACCGCGATCTGTTTGTACTTGAAGAAGATCTATTGTTCCCTGCAAGCACGCAAGTTGCGGTGTTCGTATCAGTAGATGTAGGACGTTTCTTTAAGATTGATAGTGTTGAGGTCAAGCTTAACGGCGATAACGTTGCAGGCGCACTTTACACCAAACGCCAACGAGCAGCACTAGAGCGCGGCGGAATACAGCGTTTATATCTAGGTAATTTAAAAACAGGCCAACACCAGTTAACAGCCATAGTTACTGGATTAGACAACGAAGGCCGCACTGTGCAGCGCGCAGCAAACTATCAATTCGAAAAAGATGATGAAGCTGTGATGCTGGAACTAAAAGTTGTCGATAGTGAGTCAAGTTACCGCGCTGACGTGCAGATAGAGCAATGGGTCCTGTAATGCACTGCAATGTAGCACTAATCAAAGACTCGAGTCGCAAATCTCAAAATCGCGTCAACCTATGTGCGAAGAAACACGTTCCTATTAAGTCCCACATTAGACTTAAGCCTTTAGCTTGCGCTTTACTCGGCCTATTCATGGCAGTAAGCCCACGGCTGTCACTTGCTCAGCAAAACGAAAGTCCTGATCTAACAGCTAATCAGAACGCTAGCAGCACACAGGTAGAGCTTACTAACGCAATTAAAAAGCACACAGATATTGACGAGAAACGTTACCGCCTAGCGTTATTTCACTATTTTGCGGGTGACTTTGAACGCGCCCTTGCACAGGTCGAACTAAATCAAACCCGTTATAACAGTAGCTCGTTTAAAAGCCAGTTATTTAAGGCAGGACTTGAAGTTAACCTTGGGCTAAATGCGCGGGCAACACAGACCCTAACTGAGCTTACTAACTATTCCCGTACATCTAAATCACAGGCAACTAAACCACTAACAACTAAACCTGAACAAACAGTTGCCACTAATCGAGATGAAAATACCACTACCACCAAAGAACTAAAATTAATTGCCTTATTACAATTAGCTGAGCAGTACATAGAACAAGGCAAGTTCACTCAAGCTCAACGTAGCCTAGCTCGCATCGATTGGTTACCACAATCTTATGCCGCTAAATACGGCATTATGAATCAGTTGGCACATTGGCCAAGTAGCGCGCCTTCATTAGTGACAGCAATCGATGACGAACAAGCAGGCTTAGTGGTAAATCAAGATGAATCACAGTCTGAATTAGCTGATGCAGAGCATAGTCAGTCGTTAGAGCAAGCCTATTTAAAACTTAATCAAGCGCTTATCGATATGCAAAACGGTGATAACTCATCAGCTATCACTAAGCTTGAGCAGGTTAAAAACCGCCATTGGCAAGATGAACCACAAGGCTTCTGGCAATCGCTTTTCTCATTTGCTGCGGATGAATACTCAGAAGATGGAAATCTTGGTTCAGGCGTCGCTTACCACTCACAAAGTGTACATTCGCAAATGCAGCAACAAGCCATTGTAGATTATGCGACTTTGCTACAAGCGCAGGCCTATACCCTAGAGCAAGATTACATCCAAGCGTTTGAACTACTATCAGATTTTCCAGGCCAAAGCCCCTATGCTAACAGCGCTGTTTTCTTGTACGCCCATGCCGCAA
This DNA window, taken from Shewanella maritima, encodes the following:
- a CDS encoding SH3 domain-containing protein; the protein is MRTTIINNFMPSKYVSVNTRLLVASLLVSTLFATGSIASAPAYANNDSQNINLAPKATKATQRTEQENDRIQVTIQVPFIELHSGPSKGYPVEHVIEQGDQVEVILKRTSWYKVKTRSGLEGWFHEDALQSLAHQGETVAIAPKMYPFAERDSEFGIMYGDLEGANYLGVYADYAFSDVFSAELTFAKAFGQNSDSTLYTGMLLAHPFPNWYVVPYLGVGGGYIQIEPHSIIADAHDRQHTLMTSALGVKYPFTRNFIIRAEYNLSLALTDRDVNEEIETWKIGFSVYF
- a CDS encoding outer membrane beta-barrel domain-containing protein, with the protein product MSQTLAVKTRAIRQLGVVTLMAGSVFSPVIHSAEQTPVKADVDRREVLDDVIDSENWEIGAKVGLMSIEDFESSLWLSGHLGYHISEHFYVKARYARAKAGLTSFEKLANTAPLLTDEQREMTYYGLNLGYNFLPGEIFFSENTVFNSIFSFELGGGSTEFAGDSQFTIDITANYRVFFTDGLAWDISMSDYLFNTEVTGESKTTHNLTFATGIAWYF
- a CDS encoding TlpA family protein disulfide reductase, translated to MIRTIKNTLIKPLCFAAPLCLALSASVQAVEVGDSAPDFTLKSLTGDNLNLTEQRGEIIVLNFWASWCGPCRKEMPILQKLQDKYQDLGVQVWGVNVEQDNEAGRNFLKGLDLSFPILFDQTNTLSEDYDVKAMPTTVIIDRSGSVRNVYYGYQDGYEKKYAKAIKTLIRE
- a CDS encoding DUF4266 domain-containing protein, giving the protein MSVYNSPVYSLSALKRPALFIALLTSLSALTGCSAMNIEPWVKPYERQNLADPIMKFSRHPVANMHVAHVLEGREASRGAEGTGGGGCGCN
- a CDS encoding DUF3570 domain-containing protein, translating into MAVTNQACSMVNWMLMGISRIKGVLLTATSLLSCSVCSLALLALTANVQAAILEPDRADVLYHSYEGGGMKIDGPSVLLRKKATESVAVTAYYYLDSISSASIDVVSTASPYQETRHEGQLGLEYLNDKTLMTVNARQSHEDDYLAKSFSLGISQDTFGDLTNLSLGLSYGDNEIRRNGDDNFFETSEQYRLRAGISQILTRNMTAALNFEAIADKGYLNNPYRTVRFIDNSVPSGVGYQAEVYPETRNSFASKLSTSYFLPYRAALFLHYRYFSDSWDIKANDVELGYRHPIGESFELELKLRYYQQTQASFYSDLFPYRDAQNFMARDKELSDFNDMTYGLGVTYTMPKSLSINDWPSEASLQWDYIQFNYNNFRDPTAEGGVGNEPFYKFSANVIRAFYSVYF
- a CDS encoding AraC family transcriptional regulator, whose translation is MNKEQLIEKIVAFFKAVISCALLVTCLCIFSAAANDATTSTEQTRTQLGNDIESLKSEVLKLNRDLFVLEEDLLFPASTQVAVFVSVDVGRFFKIDSVEVKLNGDNVAGALYTKRQRAALERGGIQRLYLGNLKTGQHQLTAIVTGLDNEGRTVQRAANYQFEKDDEAVMLELKVVDSESSYRADVQIEQWVL